One Natrinema longum genomic window carries:
- a CDS encoding acetyl-CoA carboxylase biotin carboxylase subunit, translating into MFRKVLVANRGEIAVRVMRACEELNIGTVAVYSEADKDSGHVRYADEAYNVGPARAADSYLDHEAVIEAARKADADAIHPGYGFLAENAEFAGKVEAAEGITWIGPSSSAMESLGEKTKARTIMSEADVPIVPGTTDPVTEPEEVKTFGEEHGYPIAIKAEGGGGGRGMKVVWDESEVEDQLESAKREGEAYFDNDSVYLERYLEQPRHIEVQIVADEHGNVRHLGERDCSLQRRHQKVIEEGPSAALTDELREEIGEAARRGVAAADYTNAGTVEFLVEEDPGREGPLGPDTNFFFLEVNTRIQVEHTVTEEITGIDIVKRQIKVAAGEEIDFEQDDVDIDGHAMEFRINAENAANDFAPATGGTLETYDPPGGVGVRMDDALRQGDELVTDYDSMIAKLVVWGEDRDECIERSLRALREYDIAGIPTIIPFHRLMLTDEEFVQSTHTTKYLDEELDESRIEEAQEQWGGDTGDGGASEDEEEAVEREFTVEVNGKRFEVELEEHGAPAIPAGDVDAGGATASRPEPAGGSNEDGGGAELEGDGETVDAEMQGTILDIEVEEGDEVAAGDVLVVLEAMKMENDIVASRGGTVTQIAIEEGDSVDMGDVLVVLE; encoded by the coding sequence ATGTTCAGGAAGGTTCTTGTGGCGAACCGCGGGGAGATCGCCGTCCGCGTCATGCGGGCGTGCGAAGAGTTGAATATCGGGACCGTCGCCGTCTACTCCGAGGCCGACAAGGACTCGGGCCACGTCCGCTACGCCGACGAGGCGTACAACGTGGGGCCCGCTCGTGCGGCCGACTCCTACCTCGATCACGAAGCGGTCATCGAGGCCGCCCGCAAGGCCGATGCCGACGCCATTCACCCCGGCTACGGCTTCCTCGCCGAGAACGCCGAGTTCGCGGGTAAAGTCGAGGCGGCCGAGGGAATCACCTGGATCGGTCCGTCCAGTTCGGCGATGGAATCGCTCGGCGAGAAAACCAAAGCCCGGACGATCATGAGCGAGGCGGACGTCCCGATCGTTCCCGGGACGACGGACCCCGTTACCGAGCCCGAAGAGGTCAAAACGTTCGGTGAGGAACACGGCTACCCGATCGCCATCAAGGCCGAAGGCGGCGGTGGCGGCCGCGGCATGAAGGTCGTCTGGGACGAAAGCGAGGTCGAAGACCAACTCGAGAGCGCCAAACGCGAGGGAGAGGCCTACTTCGACAACGACTCGGTCTACCTCGAGCGCTACCTCGAGCAACCGCGCCACATCGAGGTCCAGATCGTCGCCGACGAACACGGCAACGTCCGCCATCTCGGCGAGCGCGACTGTTCGCTTCAACGACGCCACCAGAAGGTCATCGAGGAAGGCCCCTCCGCGGCCCTGACCGACGAACTCCGCGAGGAGATCGGTGAGGCCGCCCGTCGGGGCGTCGCCGCCGCCGACTACACCAACGCCGGCACCGTCGAGTTCCTCGTCGAGGAAGACCCCGGCCGCGAGGGCCCGCTGGGCCCCGACACGAACTTCTTCTTCCTCGAGGTCAACACGCGGATTCAGGTCGAGCACACGGTCACCGAGGAGATCACCGGTATCGACATCGTCAAACGCCAGATCAAGGTCGCTGCCGGCGAGGAGATCGACTTCGAGCAAGACGACGTCGACATCGACGGCCACGCGATGGAGTTCCGGATCAACGCCGAAAACGCGGCCAACGACTTCGCGCCCGCGACCGGTGGGACCCTCGAGACCTACGACCCGCCGGGCGGGGTCGGGGTCCGCATGGACGACGCGCTCCGACAGGGCGACGAACTCGTCACGGACTACGATTCGATGATCGCGAAGCTCGTCGTCTGGGGCGAGGACCGCGACGAGTGTATCGAGCGCTCGCTGCGCGCGCTCCGCGAGTACGACATCGCGGGCATCCCCACGATCATCCCGTTCCACCGGCTGATGCTGACCGACGAGGAGTTCGTCCAGAGCACGCATACGACGAAGTACTTGGACGAGGAGTTAGACGAGAGTCGCATCGAGGAAGCCCAAGAGCAGTGGGGCGGCGACACCGGTGACGGCGGCGCAAGCGAGGACGAAGAGGAGGCCGTCGAACGCGAGTTCACCGTCGAGGTCAACGGCAAGCGCTTCGAGGTCGAACTCGAGGAACACGGCGCGCCCGCGATTCCGGCCGGCGACGTCGACGCCGGGGGCGCGACGGCCAGCCGTCCGGAGCCGGCAGGCGGCTCGAACGAGGACGGCGGGGGCGCGGAACTGGAGGGCGACGGCGAGACCGTCGACGCCGAAATGCAGGGGACGATCCTCGACATCGAAGTCGAGGAAGGCGACGAGGTCGCCGCCGGCGACGTGCTGGTCGTCCTCGAGGCGATGAAGATGGAAAACGACATCGTCGCCTCCCGTGGCGGCACCGTCACGCAGATCGCCATCGAGGAAGGCGACAGCGTCGATATGGGCGACGTGCTGGTCGTCCTCGAGTAA
- a CDS encoding acyl-CoA carboxylase subunit beta produces MEDRIDELEELREEARKGGGEARIEKQHDKGKMTARERIDYFLDEGTFTEFDQLRTHQTSQFGMEEKKIPGDGVVTGYGEVNGRTTFVFAHDFTVFGGSLGEVFAEKVCKVMDMAMEVGAPVIGLNDSAGARIQEGVKSLAGYTEIFRRNQEASGVVPQISATMGPCAGGAVYSPAITDFIFMVKDTSHMYITGPGVTKTVTGEEVTHEELGGAMTHANKTGVAQFACESEEQALDDIKRLLSYLPQNNVEDPPRVEPWDDPDRRDDALTDIVPPSPQKPYDMTDVIDSVVDEGSFFEVADNFAQNIVVGFGRLDGRSVGLVANQPRVNAGTLTVDASMKASRFVRFCDSFNIPIVTFVDVPGYMPGTDQEHRGIIRHGAKLLYAYAEATVPLLTVITRKAYGGAYCVMASKNLGADVNYAWPTAEIAVMGPQGAVNILYREELEEADNPDELRDELIEEYREEFANPYTATDKGFLDDVIVPTETRPRLIRDLEMLETKREQNPDKKHGNIPL; encoded by the coding sequence ATGGAGGACCGCATCGACGAACTCGAGGAACTCCGCGAAGAGGCACGGAAAGGCGGCGGCGAGGCGCGAATCGAGAAGCAACACGACAAGGGGAAGATGACCGCCCGCGAGCGGATCGACTACTTCCTCGACGAGGGCACCTTCACGGAGTTCGACCAGCTCCGGACCCACCAGACGAGCCAGTTCGGGATGGAGGAGAAGAAGATCCCCGGCGACGGCGTCGTCACCGGCTACGGCGAGGTCAACGGGCGCACCACCTTCGTCTTCGCCCACGATTTTACGGTCTTCGGGGGGTCGCTCGGCGAGGTCTTCGCCGAGAAGGTCTGCAAGGTCATGGATATGGCGATGGAGGTCGGCGCGCCCGTCATCGGGCTCAACGACTCCGCTGGAGCCCGCATTCAGGAGGGCGTCAAGAGCCTCGCGGGCTACACCGAGATCTTCCGCCGGAATCAGGAAGCCAGCGGCGTCGTCCCGCAGATCTCGGCGACGATGGGTCCGTGTGCCGGCGGAGCCGTCTACTCCCCGGCGATCACCGACTTCATCTTCATGGTCAAAGACACCAGCCACATGTACATCACCGGCCCCGGCGTCACCAAGACCGTCACCGGTGAGGAGGTCACCCACGAGGAACTCGGCGGCGCGATGACCCACGCCAACAAGACCGGCGTCGCCCAGTTCGCCTGCGAGAGCGAGGAACAGGCCTTGGACGACATCAAGCGGCTCCTCTCCTATCTCCCCCAGAACAACGTCGAGGACCCACCGCGCGTCGAGCCCTGGGACGACCCCGACCGGCGCGACGACGCGCTCACGGACATCGTCCCGCCGAGCCCACAGAAGCCCTACGACATGACCGACGTCATCGATAGCGTCGTCGACGAGGGATCCTTCTTCGAGGTGGCGGACAACTTCGCCCAGAACATCGTCGTCGGCTTCGGCCGCCTCGACGGCCGCTCGGTCGGTCTCGTCGCCAACCAGCCCCGCGTCAACGCCGGCACGCTGACCGTCGACGCCTCGATGAAGGCCTCGCGGTTCGTCCGCTTCTGTGACTCCTTTAATATCCCGATCGTCACCTTCGTCGACGTCCCCGGCTACATGCCCGGAACCGACCAGGAACACCGCGGGATCATCCGCCACGGCGCGAAACTGCTCTACGCCTACGCCGAGGCGACCGTTCCCCTCCTCACCGTCATCACGCGGAAGGCCTACGGCGGTGCCTACTGCGTCATGGCGTCGAAGAACCTCGGCGCGGATGTCAACTACGCCTGGCCGACCGCCGAGATTGCCGTCATGGGCCCACAGGGCGCGGTCAACATCCTCTACCGCGAGGAACTCGAGGAGGCCGACAACCCCGACGAGCTTCGGGACGAACTCATCGAGGAGTACCGCGAGGAGTTCGCCAACCCCTACACTGCGACCGACAAAGGGTTCCTCGACGATGTCATCGTCCCCACGGAAACTCGGCCGCGGCTCATCCGCGACCTCGAGATGCTCGAGACCAAACGCGAACAGAACCCGGACAAGAAACACGGCAACATCCCACTGTAG
- a CDS encoding SPFH domain-containing protein encodes MYEFIRSPLQAQSVLEDPLLIVGLVGLLLVVITVWQMVEIVDAYDRAALTVFGEYRKLLEPGLNIVPPFVSRIYTFDMRTQTLDVPQQEAITRDNSPVTADAVVYIRVMNAKRAFLEVDDYQRAVSNLAQTTLRAVIGDMELDDTLSRREMINERIRTELDEPTDEWGIRVESVEVREVTPSAGVKGAMEEQTSAERRRRAMILEAQGERRSAVEKAEGDKQSNIIRAQGEKQSQILESQGDAISTVLRARSAESMGERAVIDKGMETLAEIGQGESTTFVMPQELTSLVGRYGKHLSGSDVEGNGAELDSLEFDDETRELIGLDDIADIIGEIDEQAEMDVEAMEEQARAIKEGQDVGMEAENPITMSETDDES; translated from the coding sequence ATGTACGAGTTCATACGCAGCCCGCTGCAGGCCCAATCCGTGCTCGAGGATCCGCTCTTGATCGTCGGGCTCGTCGGACTCCTGCTCGTCGTGATCACGGTCTGGCAGATGGTCGAGATCGTCGACGCCTACGACAGAGCGGCGCTGACGGTCTTCGGCGAGTACCGCAAACTGCTCGAGCCGGGGTTGAACATCGTCCCGCCGTTCGTCTCGCGGATATACACGTTCGACATGCGAACGCAGACGCTGGACGTCCCCCAGCAGGAAGCGATCACGCGCGACAACTCGCCGGTGACGGCCGACGCCGTGGTCTACATCCGGGTGATGAACGCAAAACGCGCCTTCCTCGAGGTCGACGACTACCAGCGCGCCGTCTCGAACCTGGCCCAGACGACCCTGCGGGCCGTGATCGGCGACATGGAACTCGACGACACGCTGAGCCGACGGGAGATGATCAACGAGCGCATCCGCACCGAACTCGACGAACCCACCGACGAGTGGGGCATCCGCGTCGAATCGGTCGAGGTCCGCGAGGTAACCCCCTCCGCGGGCGTCAAGGGCGCGATGGAGGAACAGACCTCCGCCGAGCGCCGCCGCCGCGCGATGATCCTCGAGGCCCAGGGTGAACGCCGCAGCGCCGTCGAGAAGGCCGAGGGTGACAAGCAGTCGAACATCATCCGCGCCCAGGGTGAAAAGCAAAGCCAGATCCTCGAGTCCCAGGGTGACGCGATCTCGACGGTCCTGCGTGCCCGCTCGGCCGAATCGATGGGCGAACGCGCCGTCATCGACAAGGGGATGGAGACGCTCGCCGAGATCGGCCAGGGCGAATCGACGACCTTCGTCATGCCCCAGGAACTCACCTCGCTGGTCGGTCGCTACGGCAAGCACCTCTCGGGCAGTGACGTGGAGGGCAACGGGGCGGAACTCGACAGCCTCGAGTTCGACGACGAAACCCGCGAACTGATCGGATTAGACGACATCGCCGACATCATCGGCGAGATCGACGAGCAAGCCGAGATGGACGTCGAAGCGATGGAAGAACAGGCTCGAGCGATCAAGGAAGGGCAGGACGTGGGAATGGAGGCCGAAAATCCGATCACGATGTCGGAGACGGACGACGAATCGTAA
- a CDS encoding sodium-dependent transporter, with protein MAQRETWATRAGFILAAVGSAVGLGNVWRFPYQVGEFGGAAFLVVYLALIAVIGFPVILVEFTVGRYTDRNPVGALKQIGTGSWQRIGWVFVLAGFVILSYYSVIAGWVLQYTVYGLQGNYAADGAAQFGATTGGMMSVLTHAIFMAAVIAVVGFGIQRGIEFSVKLMVPAIIILLAGLAIYAGTLPNAGEAYAYYLSPELGTIAANWTSILPAAAAQAFFTLSLGMGVMITYASYLGEDRNLAKDAVIIVGLDTAIAFTVGLVAFPVLFSGDLAVADIVAIGDGPGFIFIALSQAFSNIPFGSVLGAVFFGTVTIAALSSAISIMEVVVSYLIDERGVDRVPATLLIGTVIFLFGVPVAYDGSLSWLTVYDELANNILLILGALLLAIYIGWVKTDLGLEELGKGIRNLGGWGTAWIWALRIPVVVTLVVILGLNAIGAYEAISGILG; from the coding sequence ATGGCACAACGCGAAACATGGGCAACGAGAGCGGGGTTCATCCTCGCCGCGGTCGGCAGTGCAGTGGGATTGGGTAACGTCTGGAGGTTCCCGTATCAAGTCGGTGAATTCGGCGGCGCGGCGTTCCTCGTCGTCTACCTCGCTTTGATCGCGGTCATCGGGTTCCCGGTGATCTTAGTCGAGTTCACCGTCGGCCGGTACACGGATCGAAATCCCGTCGGCGCGCTCAAGCAGATCGGCACGGGTTCGTGGCAGCGGATCGGGTGGGTGTTCGTCCTCGCGGGCTTCGTTATCCTCTCGTACTACAGCGTCATCGCTGGCTGGGTTTTGCAGTACACCGTCTACGGACTGCAGGGGAACTACGCCGCAGACGGTGCGGCGCAGTTCGGAGCAACGACCGGGGGAATGATGTCGGTCCTCACACACGCGATCTTCATGGCGGCCGTCATCGCCGTCGTCGGGTTCGGTATCCAGCGCGGTATCGAATTCTCCGTGAAGCTGATGGTTCCCGCGATCATCATCCTCCTGGCCGGTCTGGCAATCTACGCCGGAACGCTCCCGAATGCCGGGGAAGCCTACGCATACTACCTGTCACCTGAACTGGGTACTATTGCCGCGAACTGGACCAGTATCTTACCCGCAGCAGCCGCACAGGCGTTCTTCACGCTCTCGCTCGGGATGGGCGTGATGATCACCTATGCATCCTACCTCGGAGAGGATCGTAACCTCGCCAAAGACGCCGTCATCATCGTCGGATTAGACACGGCGATCGCGTTCACCGTCGGCCTCGTCGCGTTCCCGGTCCTCTTCTCCGGCGACCTCGCCGTCGCCGACATCGTCGCAATCGGCGACGGTCCGGGATTCATCTTCATCGCGCTTTCGCAGGCGTTTAGCAACATTCCGTTCGGCAGCGTTCTCGGGGCGGTCTTCTTCGGTACCGTCACCATCGCGGCGCTCTCGAGCGCGATCAGTATCATGGAGGTCGTCGTTTCCTACCTGATCGACGAACGCGGCGTCGATCGCGTCCCGGCGACGCTTCTCATCGGGACCGTGATATTCCTCTTCGGCGTTCCCGTCGCGTACGACGGAAGTCTCTCGTGGCTCACGGTCTACGACGAACTCGCTAACAACATCCTGCTCATCCTCGGCGCACTGTTGTTAGCCATCTACATCGGCTGGGTCAAGACCGACCTCGGCCTCGAGGAACTCGGCAAAGGGATTCGAAACCTCGGCGGGTGGGGAACGGCCTGGATCTGGGCGCTTCGAATACCCGTCGTCGTCACGCTGGTCGTGATCCTCGGACTGAACGCGATCGGTGCGTACGAGGCGATCAGCGGTATCCTCGGCTAA
- a CDS encoding HEAT repeat domain-containing protein: protein MDVDGGGGLEQQGGGAAGFDLPAVLAQLDDTDPAEQRAAVRRIRTAIDERGLAGACVPTVPKLRALLERPELDFHEEIAACLADLAAEAPTDVAPSTEAIVAVAAERTDRPETRPLLRCLAAVAAERPDVVADYTTAITGVLETRRGFDHCGLQVLAHVSTADPAAIQPAVPVLTDALAVNPVENGTPALRALGRFVRSEGEVPSREFVTHAATLVDHDETALRHDAIGCLGDVADHDPAAVEPVCGSLGASLSCSDPDTRAMAAMTLARVADGIESALEPVREQLCELLADDYPHVRVNACIALGNGRVDAAAPRLRALASDDPSPNVRDRAQWALTRTTVSQ from the coding sequence ATGGATGTGGATGGGGGCGGGGGCCTCGAGCAGCAGGGCGGGGGAGCAGCGGGATTCGACCTGCCGGCAGTCCTCGCACAACTCGACGATACCGATCCGGCGGAGCAGCGAGCCGCGGTCCGTCGGATCCGAACGGCGATCGACGAACGGGGGCTGGCCGGGGCGTGCGTTCCGACGGTTCCGAAACTCCGCGCGCTCCTCGAGCGCCCGGAGCTCGACTTTCACGAGGAGATCGCCGCCTGTCTCGCCGATCTGGCGGCCGAAGCGCCGACCGACGTCGCCCCGTCGACTGAGGCGATCGTTGCCGTTGCCGCCGAGCGAACTGATCGGCCGGAGACGCGGCCACTCCTTCGGTGTCTCGCCGCCGTCGCCGCCGAGCGACCGGACGTCGTGGCCGACTATACGACGGCGATTACCGGCGTACTGGAGACACGACGCGGCTTCGATCACTGCGGGCTGCAAGTGCTGGCACACGTCTCGACGGCGGACCCGGCGGCGATCCAGCCGGCGGTCCCGGTTCTCACCGATGCGCTGGCGGTGAACCCGGTCGAGAACGGGACGCCGGCGCTCCGAGCGCTCGGTCGGTTCGTGCGATCCGAGGGGGAGGTACCGTCCCGGGAGTTCGTCACGCACGCTGCCACGCTCGTCGATCACGACGAAACGGCACTCAGACACGACGCGATCGGCTGTCTCGGCGACGTGGCCGACCACGATCCAGCCGCGGTCGAACCGGTCTGTGGATCCCTCGGGGCTTCGCTGTCCTGTTCGGACCCGGATACGCGGGCCATGGCCGCGATGACGCTGGCACGGGTCGCCGACGGGATCGAATCCGCACTCGAGCCGGTTCGCGAACAGCTCTGTGAGTTGCTCGCGGACGACTATCCGCACGTCCGGGTAAACGCCTGCATCGCGCTCGGGAACGGGCGCGTCGACGCGGCCGCGCCACGACTGCGGGCGCTCGCGAGCGACGATCCGTCCCCGAACGTCCGCGACCGCGCCCAATGGGCACTGACACGGACGACCGTCAGTCAGTGA
- a CDS encoding response regulator — protein sequence MSGRGADSVDVLLVENDDADARLIREAFDELAIETSLHVVADGNEALAQVTDHDGESPSIPDLVLLDMDSPGMSGLEVLEALSDESELVPLPVLVLTRSPTREHIDESYELAANASLRKPSDPAGYTELVDAIADFWFKRAELPTDS from the coding sequence ATGAGCGGTCGAGGGGCCGATTCGGTCGATGTGCTGCTCGTCGAGAACGACGACGCGGACGCCCGGTTGATCCGGGAGGCGTTCGACGAGTTAGCCATCGAAACGTCGCTCCACGTCGTGGCCGACGGGAACGAAGCGCTGGCACAGGTCACCGACCACGACGGCGAGTCACCGTCGATCCCGGATCTCGTCCTCTTAGACATGGATTCGCCGGGGATGTCCGGCCTCGAAGTACTCGAAGCGTTGAGCGACGAGTCGGAACTCGTACCGCTTCCCGTGCTCGTCTTGACGCGGTCGCCGACCCGCGAGCACATCGACGAGAGTTACGAACTCGCGGCGAACGCGTCCCTCAGGAAACCCTCCGATCCGGCGGGGTATACCGAACTGGTCGACGCGATCGCGGACTTCTGGTTCAAACGAGCCGAGTTGCCGACCGATTCGTAG
- a CDS encoding TIGR04053 family radical SAM/SPASM domain-containing protein, protein MPPGTLDTSKRPFVLIWELTQACGLACDHCRADAKPQRHPDELSTAEGKALLEGAAEFGDGQLVVLSGGDPLVRDDVEELIAYGDDLGLRMTITPSGTGSLTADRIESMVDAGLKRMAVSLDGATPESHDAFRGEDGSFEETIRAVEDARAAGLPVQVNTTVCRQTVDELPAIRDLLTEIGAVMWSVFFLVPVGRGRILEPVDPERADAVMEWLAEVSETEPFGVKTTEAPQYRRVSMQRRTEQAGDEPDPGVKRRTGIVAGDGFAFVSHTGEVFPSGFLPQSAGNVRDRPVTELYRDSPLFQSLRDRDRLSGKCGACPYRNVCGGSRSRAFAHTGDPLASDPLCPFVPEGYDGPLPWDDADGETRGVSSGD, encoded by the coding sequence ATGCCCCCCGGAACTCTCGACACGTCCAAGCGACCGTTCGTCCTCATCTGGGAACTCACCCAGGCCTGCGGGCTCGCCTGCGATCACTGTCGGGCCGACGCCAAGCCCCAGCGCCACCCCGACGAACTCTCGACGGCGGAGGGGAAAGCCCTGCTCGAGGGAGCCGCCGAGTTCGGCGACGGCCAGCTGGTCGTCCTCTCGGGTGGCGACCCGCTCGTCCGGGACGACGTCGAGGAACTGATCGCCTACGGCGACGACCTCGGCCTGCGGATGACGATCACGCCCAGCGGAACGGGGTCGCTAACCGCCGACCGCATCGAGTCGATGGTCGACGCTGGGCTCAAACGAATGGCGGTCAGTCTCGACGGAGCGACCCCGGAGTCCCACGACGCCTTCCGCGGCGAGGACGGGAGTTTCGAGGAGACGATACGGGCCGTCGAGGACGCTCGAGCCGCCGGTCTCCCGGTCCAGGTCAATACGACGGTCTGTCGGCAAACGGTCGACGAACTCCCCGCGATCCGTGATCTGCTGACCGAGATCGGGGCCGTGATGTGGAGCGTCTTCTTCCTCGTCCCCGTCGGCCGGGGTCGGATTCTCGAGCCGGTCGACCCCGAGCGGGCCGACGCGGTGATGGAGTGGTTGGCCGAGGTCAGCGAGACGGAGCCCTTCGGCGTCAAGACGACCGAGGCCCCGCAGTATCGGCGCGTATCGATGCAACGACGGACCGAGCAGGCCGGGGACGAACCGGATCCCGGCGTCAAACGCCGGACCGGGATCGTCGCGGGCGACGGCTTCGCGTTCGTCAGTCACACGGGGGAGGTGTTCCCGTCGGGATTCCTGCCGCAGTCGGCCGGCAACGTCCGCGATCGGCCCGTCACGGAGCTCTACCGGGATTCGCCGCTGTTCCAGTCGCTGCGCGACCGTGATCGGCTCTCGGGCAAGTGTGGTGCCTGTCCCTATCGCAACGTCTGTGGCGGCAGCCGATCGCGTGCGTTCGCCCACACCGGCGACCCACTCGCCAGCGATCCGCTCTGTCCGTTCGTTCCCGAGGGCTACGACGGACCGCTCCCCTGGGACGATGCCGACGGCGAGACACGTGGCGTCTCGAGCGGCGACTGA
- a CDS encoding secondary thiamine-phosphate synthase enzyme YjbQ, translated as MSFAVSTESRLTTVDVTDRIAAAVPDGLEEGICTAFVQHTTAGLVVQEAEPRLRDDLESFLRDVVPDEGHAHDELDGNADSHLRASLVGPDVTIPVADGELALGTWQSVLLVECDGPRTRTVSVTTVGESRP; from the coding sequence ATGTCGTTTGCAGTCTCGACCGAGTCACGGCTGACGACCGTCGACGTGACCGATCGCATCGCCGCGGCCGTCCCCGACGGCCTCGAGGAGGGGATCTGTACCGCGTTCGTCCAGCATACGACGGCCGGACTCGTCGTTCAGGAAGCCGAACCGCGGCTCCGTGACGATCTCGAGTCGTTCCTGCGGGACGTGGTTCCCGACGAGGGACACGCCCACGACGAACTGGACGGCAACGCGGACTCGCATCTCCGCGCGTCGCTGGTCGGCCCGGACGTGACGATTCCAGTCGCGGACGGCGAGCTGGCGCTGGGAACGTGGCAGTCGGTGCTGCTCGTCGAGTGTGACGGCCCGCGAACGCGGACCGTGTCCGTGACGACCGTCGGCGAAAGCCGTCCGTAA
- a CDS encoding Htur_1727 family rSAM-partnered candidate RiPP — MVEKARRSAVESDERGNPTRQWEVFIRNEEGDPMRHVGSVAAASATAAHEHASRLFGWYAADVWLCPADAVERYSTRGLAETAEERPDEDTGDDDSDGEGDEPRVYKETAGASEVNSL; from the coding sequence ATGGTCGAGAAAGCACGTCGGTCGGCAGTCGAGAGCGACGAGCGAGGGAACCCGACCCGGCAGTGGGAAGTCTTCATCCGCAACGAGGAGGGGGACCCGATGCGCCACGTCGGGAGCGTCGCCGCCGCGAGCGCAACGGCGGCACACGAACACGCGTCGCGGCTGTTTGGCTGGTACGCCGCCGACGTCTGGCTCTGCCCGGCCGACGCAGTCGAGCGGTACTCGACGCGCGGTCTCGCGGAGACGGCCGAAGAGCGGCCGGACGAAGATACTGGCGACGACGATAGCGACGGAGAGGGCGATGAACCCCGCGTCTACAAGGAAACCGCCGGTGCCTCGGAGGTGAACAGTCTGTGA
- a CDS encoding SDR family oxidoreductase: MAVPTAFDVDFDGTVAVITGASGALGSGAVERFLEAGATVCAVDVIAPDEGDSLLEPDPADESDLAFYEADLTDEDDVADLMATVVDDHGRIDHLLNVAGTWRGGDHVEDTDLEEFELLVDVNLKTAFLASKHALPHLQETAGSIVSISARSSLEGGAGDGSYRITKAGIRLLTETVAEENRGTVRANCVMPSVIDTPMNREMMPDADHDSWVDPLEIADVMAFLCSDGAAVTSGAAVPVYGEA, translated from the coding sequence ATGGCAGTTCCGACCGCGTTCGACGTCGACTTCGACGGAACCGTCGCAGTGATCACCGGCGCGAGCGGCGCACTCGGCAGCGGCGCTGTCGAACGGTTTCTCGAGGCGGGTGCGACGGTCTGTGCCGTCGACGTGATCGCGCCCGACGAGGGAGACAGCCTGCTCGAGCCCGATCCCGCCGACGAATCCGATCTCGCGTTCTACGAGGCGGACCTGACCGACGAGGACGACGTGGCCGACCTGATGGCGACCGTCGTCGACGACCACGGCCGGATCGACCACCTGCTGAACGTCGCCGGGACGTGGCGGGGCGGCGATCACGTCGAGGACACCGATCTCGAGGAGTTCGAGTTACTCGTGGACGTCAACCTGAAGACGGCCTTTCTGGCGTCCAAACACGCCTTGCCACACCTCCAGGAGACGGCGGGGTCGATCGTCAGCATCAGCGCCCGGTCCTCGCTCGAGGGCGGCGCGGGCGATGGCTCCTACCGGATCACGAAAGCCGGTATCCGGCTGCTGACGGAGACGGTAGCCGAGGAGAACCGCGGGACCGTCCGCGCGAACTGCGTCATGCCGAGCGTGATCGATACCCCGATGAACCGCGAGATGATGCCCGACGCCGATCACGACTCGTGGGTCGACCCCCTCGAGATCGCCGACGTGATGGCGTTTCTCTGTAGCGACGGGGCCGCGGTGACGAGTGGTGCTGCGGTGCCAGTGTACGGCGAGGCTTGA